A genomic region of Ignavibacteria bacterium contains the following coding sequences:
- a CDS encoding ABC transporter ATP-binding protein, with product MIRIEHLNFLYPDTNKVILSDINLTFHQNQFTVILGPNGSGKTTLVKLIARLLKPNSGKLFLKNQPFELIRANDFYRMISYVPQKFFSIYPYTVFEIVLMGRSLHFNFLGLENKDDIQKVNEVLKQLGLEHLAKKRITEISGGELQKVILARSIVQDSEILLLDEPNTHLDLKHQIQIFELLKNLQLQGKTIIAVSHDINLASFYADRLIFLKDGIIKYDGDINSVLKEEIIEDVFEIENKVVFDPVGNFPQLIIKPFRKRI from the coding sequence ATGATTAGAATTGAACATTTAAATTTCCTTTACCCTGATACAAACAAAGTAATTTTAAGCGATATCAATCTGACTTTTCATCAAAATCAGTTTACTGTGATTTTGGGTCCGAATGGCTCAGGTAAAACAACTCTCGTAAAATTAATCGCAAGATTGCTGAAACCCAATTCAGGGAAATTGTTTCTCAAAAATCAACCTTTCGAGTTAATCAGAGCTAATGACTTCTATCGCATGATTAGTTATGTACCGCAAAAGTTTTTTTCTATTTACCCTTATACTGTTTTTGAAATAGTCTTGATGGGCCGGAGTTTACATTTTAATTTTTTAGGCTTAGAGAATAAAGATGATATTCAAAAAGTAAATGAAGTATTGAAGCAATTGGGACTTGAACATCTTGCGAAAAAACGAATTACAGAAATCAGTGGTGGAGAGCTTCAAAAAGTAATTCTTGCTCGTTCAATAGTTCAGGATTCAGAAATTCTATTGCTCGATGAACCAAATACCCATCTGGATTTAAAACATCAAATACAAATTTTTGAATTGCTGAAGAATCTTCAATTGCAGGGCAAAACAATCATTGCAGTTTCTCATGATATAAACCTTGCTTCCTTTTATGCAGATAGATTAATTTTTTTGAAGGATGGAATTATAAAATATGATGGTGATATTAATTCAGTCTTAAAAGAAGAAATTATTGAAGATGTTTTTGAGATCGAGAATAAAGTTGTTTTTGATCCAGTTGGTAATTTTCCACAATTGATAATTAAACCTTTCAGGAAGAGAATTTGA